Proteins from one Myxococcales bacterium genomic window:
- a CDS encoding aromatic amino acid lyase, giving the protein MSRVVAIVGGRLQPEDVVAVAREGAKVFLSPAGEKRLAAGAARLAQVEAGTGPVPLWKLADLTDDAERPAPADLTALARHVILDHAVAVGRPLPTELVRAAMLVRADVFAQGYSGVRPELAERLVDMLNREVHPIVPAHGHFSVAGDVAPLAHLALVLCAGSDDYSGSGQAALGWHEAGAPILPGGEAMRAARLEPVRPNLKEAFSLIVGHSFAAGWAALLIEEAWRLWRLAVAASALTCEALLANTAAFDPRLLGLGPGREWIVRVGERLHGWTAGSRMAGNRQRADAFSIRCIPQVLGAVAGVLDRVGQAIGEELGLASDNPVLIDDPEGPRCLDGGNFHGARLSLAVDNLRLAMAEIGSLAERHAFLLTNGSRNSGLPSFLIRRHGLNSGFMLAQYTAAALVSENKALALPYATDSIPSVQDYEDHAGLSLHSTAVTDKLLTNVRRVLAIEFLLAAQGVELRLEEGKQAGRRTLRLHDEIRRTIPVWEDDTVLSRRIEQADALCRPGGGLDRLARETRENDHDDE; this is encoded by the coding sequence ATGAGCCGGGTCGTGGCGATCGTCGGCGGCCGGTTGCAGCCGGAGGACGTGGTCGCGGTCGCCCGCGAGGGCGCCAAGGTCTTTCTGTCGCCGGCGGGCGAAAAGCGGTTGGCAGCGGGCGCGGCGCGGCTGGCGCAAGTCGAGGCGGGGACCGGCCCGGTGCCGTTGTGGAAGTTGGCCGATCTGACCGATGACGCGGAACGACCCGCGCCGGCGGATCTCACGGCGCTGGCCCGGCACGTGATCCTCGACCACGCCGTCGCGGTGGGCCGGCCGTTGCCGACCGAACTCGTGCGCGCGGCCATGCTGGTGCGCGCCGACGTTTTCGCGCAGGGTTACAGCGGCGTCCGGCCGGAACTGGCCGAGCGCCTGGTGGACATGCTCAACCGGGAAGTGCATCCGATCGTGCCGGCGCACGGCCATTTTTCCGTGGCCGGCGACGTGGCGCCGCTCGCGCACCTGGCCCTGGTGCTGTGCGCCGGAAGCGACGATTACAGCGGCTCCGGGCAGGCGGCCCTCGGCTGGCACGAGGCCGGCGCGCCGATCCTGCCGGGCGGCGAGGCGATGCGCGCCGCGCGGCTCGAACCCGTGCGGCCGAATTTGAAAGAAGCCTTTTCGTTGATCGTCGGCCACAGCTTCGCCGCCGGTTGGGCGGCGCTGCTGATCGAGGAAGCCTGGCGTCTCTGGCGACTGGCCGTGGCCGCCAGCGCGTTGACGTGCGAGGCCCTTTTGGCTAACACCGCCGCGTTCGATCCGCGCCTGCTCGGACTCGGGCCGGGTCGCGAGTGGATCGTCCGCGTCGGCGAACGGCTGCACGGCTGGACCGCCGGTTCGCGCATGGCCGGCAACCGCCAGCGCGCCGACGCGTTTTCGATCCGCTGCATCCCCCAGGTGCTCGGGGCGGTCGCTGGCGTGCTCGACCGCGTCGGGCAGGCGATCGGCGAGGAACTGGGCCTGGCGAGCGACAATCCGGTCCTCATCGACGATCCGGAAGGGCCGCGCTGTCTGGACGGCGGCAATTTCCACGGCGCGCGGCTGTCGCTGGCGGTCGACAACCTGCGCCTGGCGATGGCCGAAATCGGGTCGCTGGCCGAGCGCCACGCGTTTCTGCTCACCAACGGCAGCCGCAACTCCGGCCTGCCCAGCTTCCTGATCCGCCGCCACGGCCTGAACAGCGGCTTCATGCTCGCCCAGTACACGGCCGCGGCGCTGGTCAGCGAAAACAAGGCGCTGGCCTTGCCCTATGCGACCGACTCGATTCCGAGCGTGCAGGATTACGAGGACCACGCGGGCCTGTCCTTGCACTCCACCGCGGTGACCGACAAGCTGCTGACGAACGTCCGGCGCGTGCTGGCGATCGAATTTCTGCTGGCCGCGCAGGGCGTCGAGCTGCGCCTCGAGGAAGGCAAGCAGGCCGGTCGGCGAACCTTGCGGTTGCACGACGAAATCCGCCGGACGATTCCGGTTTGGGAAGACGACACGGTATTGTCGCGGCGGATCGAGCAGGCCGACGCCCTGTGCCGGCCCGGCGGCGGGCTCGACCGCCTGGCCCGCGAAACGAGGGAGAACGACCATGACGACGAATAA
- the hisS gene encoding histidine--tRNA ligase produces the protein MTTNKKVKPAQPGGFNDYGPAAMIARGRMIDTIRRVYELYGFQPLDTPCVEFSEVLLGDGGETEKEIFRLTGPEEDKELALRFDLTVALSRYVAANTDLLMPFKRYQVGNVFRGEKPQAGRFRQFLQVDADVVGAKTGLADAEIIAVTAAAMAGLGIERFVVRINDRKIHDGLAAAVGIDARGPLTRGEMVNELLRVLDKLEKIGRPGVRAELMKKPEYEADRALHLSAEQVALVERFLDIAGDNGEKLARAEALVRGETGAAGIAELREILADLRALGWDERVEVDLTVARGLEYYTGPVLETRLLDLPEIGSVASGGRYDEMIGRFHANAIPAVGTSIGLDRLFDALQRLQLVTTVESEVDALIIVFDAKYTATYLDYLRRLRAAGISAEIYLGSDSGFKAQMRYGLRKGVKHLVICGEDEIAQGGVQVKNLATRNQEFVPAERLLAYLRQPAVSA, from the coding sequence ATGACGACGAATAAAAAGGTGAAGCCCGCCCAACCCGGCGGGTTCAACGATTACGGCCCGGCGGCGATGATCGCGCGCGGCCGGATGATCGACACGATCCGCCGTGTGTACGAGTTGTACGGCTTCCAGCCGCTCGACACGCCGTGCGTCGAGTTCTCCGAGGTGCTGCTCGGCGACGGCGGCGAGACCGAAAAGGAAATCTTCCGGCTGACCGGTCCCGAGGAGGACAAGGAACTGGCGCTGCGCTTCGACCTGACCGTGGCGCTGTCGCGCTACGTGGCGGCGAACACCGACCTGCTCATGCCGTTCAAGCGCTACCAGGTCGGCAACGTGTTCCGCGGCGAGAAGCCGCAGGCCGGCCGCTTCCGCCAGTTTCTGCAGGTGGACGCCGACGTCGTGGGCGCCAAGACCGGCCTGGCCGACGCCGAGATCATCGCCGTGACCGCCGCCGCGATGGCGGGTCTGGGCATCGAGCGCTTCGTCGTGCGGATCAACGACCGCAAGATTCACGACGGCCTCGCCGCCGCGGTGGGGATCGACGCGCGCGGGCCGCTGACGCGCGGCGAAATGGTCAACGAACTGCTGCGGGTGCTCGACAAACTGGAAAAGATCGGCCGCCCGGGCGTGCGCGCCGAATTGATGAAAAAACCCGAATACGAGGCCGACCGCGCCTTGCACCTGTCCGCCGAGCAGGTCGCGCTGGTCGAGCGCTTTCTGGACATCGCCGGCGACAACGGCGAAAAATTGGCCCGCGCCGAAGCCCTGGTGCGCGGCGAAACCGGTGCGGCGGGCATCGCCGAACTGCGCGAGATTCTCGCCGACCTGCGGGCGCTGGGCTGGGACGAGCGCGTCGAGGTCGACCTGACCGTCGCGCGCGGCCTCGAATATTACACCGGCCCCGTGCTCGAAACGCGTCTTTTAGACCTGCCGGAGATCGGCTCGGTGGCCAGCGGCGGCCGCTACGACGAAATGATCGGTCGCTTCCACGCCAACGCGATCCCGGCCGTCGGCACCAGCATCGGCTTGGACCGGCTGTTCGACGCGCTGCAACGGCTGCAACTGGTGACCACCGTCGAAAGCGAGGTCGACGCGCTGATCATCGTCTTCGACGCAAAGTACACCGCGACCTACCTCGACTACCTGCGGCGCCTGCGCGCGGCGGGCATCTCGGCCGAGATCTACCTGGGCAGCGACAGCGGCTTCAAGGCGCAGATGCGCTACGGCCTGCGCAAGGGCGTGAAGCACCTGGTGATCTGCGGCGAAGACGAGATCGCCCAGGGCGGGGTGCAGGTGAAAAACCTCGCGACCCGCAACCAGGAATTCGTGCCGGCCGAGCGATTGCTCGCTTACCTCCGCCAACCCGCCGTTTCGGCCTGA
- a CDS encoding histidinol-phosphatase: protein MPVDYHIHTALCGHAADEMEEYVEQALRLGLTEMGFADHLPMEVWGQADPCLTMSLADMEIYRRRVADLQARYQGRIRIRFGLEADYVPGKERVIEDFLRRYDFDYVIGSVHFLGADEVDFSRDHAPWTTHPVDEIFTGYFATLRDCAACGLFDFLGHPDLVKKFGHRPSFALDDWYDRIATVCAAHGIAAEINTSGLHRPVGEPYPHEDFVRAFVRHGVPMPINSDAHLPQEVGRDRAAAEALARRAGLRRTPLYEKRRLVGWDELPVGE from the coding sequence ATGCCCGTCGATTATCACATTCATACGGCGCTGTGCGGCCACGCGGCCGACGAAATGGAAGAGTACGTGGAACAGGCCTTGCGCCTGGGTTTGACCGAAATGGGTTTCGCCGACCACCTGCCGATGGAAGTCTGGGGCCAGGCCGATCCCTGTCTGACGATGTCGCTGGCCGATATGGAAATCTACCGGCGGCGCGTCGCGGATTTGCAGGCGCGCTATCAAGGGCGGATTCGCATCCGCTTCGGGCTGGAGGCCGATTACGTGCCGGGAAAGGAGCGGGTCATCGAGGATTTTCTGCGCCGCTACGATTTTGATTACGTGATCGGCTCGGTGCATTTTCTCGGCGCCGACGAGGTCGACTTCAGCCGCGACCACGCCCCCTGGACGACGCATCCGGTGGATGAAATCTTTACCGGCTACTTCGCGACGCTGCGCGATTGCGCGGCCTGCGGCCTCTTCGATTTTCTCGGCCACCCCGACCTGGTGAAGAAGTTCGGCCATCGCCCGAGCTTCGCGCTGGACGACTGGTATGACCGCATCGCCACCGTTTGCGCGGCGCACGGCATCGCCGCCGAGATCAACACCAGCGGCCTGCACCGGCCGGTCGGCGAGCCGTACCCGCACGAGGATTTCGTCCGCGCTTTCGTGCGCCACGGCGTGCCGATGCCGATCAACAGCGACGCGCACCTGCCTCAGGAAGTCGGCCGCGATCGCGCGGCGGCGGAAGCGTTGGCGCGGCGGGCCGGCCTGCGGCGGACGCCGCTCTACGAAAAACGCCGCCTCGTCGGCTGGGACGAACTGCCGGTCGGCGAATAA
- a CDS encoding heavy metal translocating P-type ATPase: MPAPTTREVELIIHDLSCPDCTQSILDAVAALPGVQAQSYRLLDSRLTVRYDPRAVDASKLQATIAGFGHQTTLAGEKVERTFWKRRRGHLLAGASGLAWLAATLLGRLGAPLLVVEALFLAGIVLGGALTVRKTWAALRARRADMNVLMTLAVAGAIALGEWSEGAMVIFLFALAELIESYSMNRAQRAVASLLTLAPDEVTWLDGETERRVSPERVPAGARIVVRPGERFGLDGVVEQGQSGVNQAPVTGESLPVVKAAGDEVFAGSINGEGVLVIRATRPASQSTLARIIGLVRDAQAAKAPAQRFIDAFARIYTLVVIALAAAIVAVPTLAFGQPFHEWFYRGLVVLLIGCPCALVISTPITLVSGLAAAARAGVLIKGGVALEKAARIRAVAFDKTGTLTHGQPAVVDVVALDGIDPQQLLRLAAAVEKHAGHVLAAAIVGRAQAADLAIPEARDVRLLPGLGATGLVEQRRVFVGNHHLFHERELCSRTLHEQATRLENGAGSLVFVGYDGAPQGVIVLEDPLREEAPHRLREVKDAGIAHLCMLTGDNEAVARLVSRRLPLDGLRAELLPAQKVAAVKELQARYGATAMVGDGVNDAPALAAADLGVAMGRGADQALETADVALLANDLGKLAFLFRLARRSMGRLRANIALALGIKLVFFLLALGGVATLWMAVFADMGASLLVIANGLRLLGERAE, from the coding sequence ATGCCCGCTCCGACCACCCGCGAAGTGGAATTGATCATCCATGACCTGAGCTGCCCGGACTGCACGCAATCGATCCTCGACGCGGTGGCGGCGCTGCCCGGCGTGCAAGCGCAATCGTACCGTCTGCTCGACAGCCGCCTGACGGTTCGCTACGACCCGCGCGCCGTCGACGCGTCGAAGTTGCAGGCGACGATCGCCGGATTCGGCCACCAGACGACGCTGGCCGGTGAAAAGGTTGAACGGACTTTCTGGAAGCGCCGGCGCGGCCACCTGCTGGCGGGCGCTTCGGGTCTGGCCTGGCTGGCGGCGACCCTGCTGGGCCGGCTGGGCGCACCGCTTTTGGTCGTCGAGGCGCTGTTTCTCGCCGGCATCGTGCTGGGCGGCGCCCTGACCGTGCGCAAGACCTGGGCGGCGTTGCGCGCCCGACGGGCGGACATGAACGTCCTGATGACCCTGGCGGTGGCCGGCGCGATCGCCCTGGGCGAATGGTCGGAAGGCGCGATGGTGATTTTTCTGTTCGCGCTGGCCGAGTTGATCGAATCCTACAGCATGAACCGCGCGCAGCGGGCGGTCGCCTCGCTACTGACGCTGGCGCCGGACGAGGTGACCTGGCTCGACGGCGAAACCGAGCGGCGCGTCTCGCCGGAGCGCGTTCCGGCGGGGGCGCGCATCGTCGTGCGACCCGGCGAGCGCTTCGGCTTGGACGGCGTGGTGGAGCAGGGGCAAAGCGGGGTCAACCAGGCGCCGGTGACCGGCGAATCGTTGCCGGTCGTCAAAGCGGCGGGGGACGAGGTGTTCGCCGGATCGATCAACGGCGAAGGGGTGTTGGTGATTCGCGCCACGCGCCCGGCGTCGCAATCGACCCTCGCCCGGATCATCGGCCTGGTGCGCGACGCCCAAGCCGCCAAAGCGCCGGCCCAGCGGTTCATCGACGCCTTCGCGCGGATTTATACACTGGTGGTGATCGCGCTGGCGGCGGCGATCGTCGCCGTGCCGACGCTCGCCTTCGGCCAGCCGTTCCACGAGTGGTTCTACCGCGGCCTGGTGGTGCTGCTCATCGGCTGTCCGTGCGCGCTGGTCATCTCGACGCCGATCACGCTGGTCTCCGGTCTGGCCGCGGCGGCGCGCGCCGGCGTGCTGATCAAGGGCGGCGTCGCGCTCGAAAAAGCCGCGCGGATCCGCGCCGTGGCGTTCGACAAGACCGGCACGCTGACCCACGGCCAACCGGCGGTGGTCGACGTGGTGGCGCTCGACGGCATCGACCCCCAACAACTGCTGCGTCTGGCGGCGGCGGTGGAAAAGCACGCCGGACACGTGCTGGCGGCGGCCATCGTCGGCCGGGCGCAAGCCGCGGACCTGGCGATTCCCGAGGCGCGCGACGTGCGGCTTCTGCCCGGCCTGGGCGCCACCGGCCTGGTCGAGCAGCGGCGGGTGTTCGTCGGCAATCACCACCTCTTTCACGAGCGCGAATTGTGTTCGCGCACCCTGCACGAGCAGGCCACGCGGTTGGAAAACGGCGCGGGCAGCCTGGTGTTCGTCGGCTACGACGGCGCGCCGCAGGGGGTCATCGTCCTGGAAGATCCGCTGCGCGAGGAAGCGCCGCACCGCTTGCGGGAGGTCAAGGACGCGGGCATCGCGCACCTGTGCATGCTGACCGGCGACAACGAGGCCGTGGCGCGGCTCGTTTCCCGGCGGCTGCCGCTCGACGGTTTGCGCGCCGAGTTGCTGCCCGCCCAGAAGGTGGCCGCCGTGAAGGAGTTGCAGGCTCGTTACGGCGCGACGGCGATGGTGGGCGACGGCGTCAACGACGCGCCCGCCCTGGCCGCCGCCGACCTGGGCGTCGCCATGGGCCGGGGTGCCGACCAGGCGCTGGAAACCGCCGATGTCGCCCTGCTGGCGAACGATCTGGGCAAGCTCGCCTTTCTCTTTCGCCTCGCCCGGCGGAGCATGGGCCGCCTGCGGGCCAACATCGCCCTGGCGCTGGGCATCAAACTGGTCTTCTTCCTGCTGGCGCTCGGCGGCGTCGCGACGCTGTGGATGGCCGTCTTCGCCGACATGGGCGCTTCGCTGCTGGTGATCGCCAACGGTCTGCGGCTGCTGGGCGAACGAGCGGAGTAA
- a CDS encoding helix-turn-helix transcriptional regulator — MTQPQDLRFGDRTAAVNLTPFLADEPVFQRLAETFKVLGDPLRLKILYVLSRTELCVGDLSRLLGARESNVSQQLRLLRTMNLVKYRRDGKLALYSLDDEHIEHLFRDGLAHVRENSAGLNTAR, encoded by the coding sequence ATGACTCAGCCCCAGGATCTCCGCTTCGGCGATCGAACCGCCGCCGTGAATCTGACCCCATTTCTCGCCGACGAACCGGTTTTTCAACGCCTGGCCGAGACTTTCAAGGTTCTGGGCGACCCCCTGCGCTTGAAAATCCTCTATGTCCTGTCACGCACCGAGCTTTGCGTCGGCGACCTGAGCCGCCTGCTCGGCGCCCGCGAATCCAACGTCTCGCAGCAATTGCGGTTGCTGCGCACGATGAACCTGGTCAAGTACCGGCGTGACGGCAAACTCGCCCTCTATTCGTTGGATGACGAGCATATCGAGCACCTGTTCCGCGACGGCCTGGCGCACGTGCGGGAAAATTCCGCCGGGCTCAACACCGCGAGGTAA